The following coding sequences are from one Bacteroidota bacterium window:
- the mce gene encoding methylmalonyl-CoA epimerase: MFLKVEHIGIAVKNLNEANTLIAKLFDKNFYKQESVERESVTTSFFQIGETKIELLEATKNDSAISKFIEKKGEGIHHLAFEVADIRSEMKRLESLGFQLLSKEPLIGADNKIICFLHPKTTNGILVELCQEIK; the protein is encoded by the coding sequence ATGTTTTTAAAAGTGGAACACATTGGTATAGCGGTAAAAAATTTGAATGAAGCAAATACCTTAATAGCAAAGCTGTTTGATAAAAATTTTTATAAGCAAGAGTCGGTTGAGCGGGAGAGCGTTACCACTTCTTTTTTTCAAATTGGAGAAACTAAAATCGAGTTGTTAGAAGCCACAAAAAACGATAGTGCTATTTCAAAGTTTATTGAAAAAAAAGGCGAAGGGATTCATCATCTTGCTTTTGAAGTGGCAGATATTAGAAGTGAAATGAAGCGCTTAGAATCATTAGGTTTTCAGCTTCTATCGAAAGAACCATTAATCGGGGCAGACAATAAGATTATTTGCTTTTTGCACCCAAAAACTACCAACGGAATATTGGTGGAGTTGTGTCAAGAGATAAAATAA
- a CDS encoding type IX secretion system membrane protein PorP/SprF, giving the protein MKKQIIIAGLVVLTALTAKAQQQAHYTQYMYNTISVNPAYAGSRGALSLGLLHRSQWVGLAGAPTSQTFFAHTPLKIMNMGLGLSVVNDKIGPVNETNVNVDYSYSVRFNENNTLAFGAKGSLNLFQPQLAGVKTIAGNDPSFVNSNVERSIKPNIGFGAYYYTKHWYLGLSSPHMLQTKVKTSTISAQQTALERRHYFAIAGAVVRITDVIKLKPTTLVKIVKNAPVSIDGSLEALFYDQLGVGLMHRWKDSFGALLNYNITKQFWVGCAYDFTITRLNKVNNGTFELMLRYDFVYNRYKYKSPRYF; this is encoded by the coding sequence ATGAAAAAGCAAATAATAATAGCAGGTTTAGTTGTACTTACAGCTCTTACTGCAAAAGCGCAACAGCAAGCACATTACACCCAATATATGTACAATACTATTTCTGTTAACCCTGCTTATGCAGGAAGCAGAGGAGCATTGTCACTAGGTTTGCTGCACCGCAGCCAATGGGTTGGATTAGCAGGAGCTCCAACATCGCAAACATTTTTTGCCCACACACCTTTAAAAATAATGAACATGGGTTTGGGCTTGTCTGTGGTAAATGATAAAATTGGTCCTGTTAATGAAACAAATGTTAATGTAGATTATTCATACAGCGTTCGTTTCAACGAAAACAACACGTTAGCTTTCGGAGCAAAAGGAAGTTTAAATTTATTCCAACCACAGTTGGCTGGAGTAAAAACAATTGCAGGAAACGATCCCTCTTTTGTAAACAGCAATGTAGAGCGAAGCATAAAACCCAATATCGGATTTGGAGCCTATTACTACACAAAGCATTGGTATTTGGGATTGAGCAGTCCTCATATGTTGCAAACAAAAGTTAAAACTTCTACTATTTCTGCACAACAAACAGCTTTAGAAAGAAGACACTACTTTGCAATTGCAGGTGCTGTAGTGCGCATAACCGATGTAATAAAACTAAAACCTACTACCTTGGTTAAGATAGTAAAAAATGCGCCAGTGTCTATTGATGGAAGTTTAGAAGCCTTGTTTTACGATCAATTAGGTGTAGGATTAATGCACCGTTGGAAAGATTCTTTTGGCGCATTGTTAAACTATAATATTACTAAGCAGTTTTGGGTTGGTTGTGCATACGACTTTACAATTACACGATTGAATAAAGTAAACAATGGAACTTTCGAGTTAATGCTTCGTTACGATTTTGTTTACAACCGTTACAAATACAAATCTCCAAGATACTTCTAG
- the rnc gene encoding ribonuclease III produces the protein MFKRLFSKTSANEKILREKLKKILGFSPNDISIYQSALKHISTAGKRESQKGQRDSNERLEFLGDAILGSIIADHLFKLFPDKDEGFLSKMRSRIVSRNSLNQLSTTIGLSELVEVSVRREESVDIYGNALEALVGAVYLDRGFVKSRDFILKNLVDKHIDINEVVTTEDNYKSRIIEWGQKNKRQVLFELVREEGQGLDKLFYIRVKVDNQVMAETMNRSKKKAEQLAAEIASFKLEI, from the coding sequence TTGTTTAAACGTTTATTTTCAAAAACATCTGCAAACGAAAAAATACTTAGAGAAAAGCTGAAAAAAATTTTAGGTTTTTCCCCTAATGATATTTCTATATATCAATCTGCACTTAAACATATTTCAACTGCCGGAAAAAGAGAATCGCAAAAAGGACAGCGAGATAGCAACGAACGCCTGGAGTTTTTGGGCGATGCTATTTTAGGCTCGATAATTGCCGATCATTTGTTCAAACTTTTTCCTGATAAAGATGAAGGTTTTTTGAGTAAAATGCGCTCCCGCATTGTGAGTAGAAATTCGTTAAACCAGTTGTCTACCACCATTGGATTGAGTGAATTGGTAGAAGTGAGTGTGCGTAGGGAAGAAAGTGTGGATATTTACGGAAATGCACTAGAAGCATTGGTAGGCGCTGTTTATTTGGATAGGGGTTTTGTGAAGTCAAGAGATTTTATTCTCAAAAATTTAGTTGATAAGCATATCGATATTAATGAAGTTGTAACTACAGAGGATAATTACAAAAGCAGAATTATTGAATGGGGTCAAAAGAACAAAAGACAAGTATTGTTTGAGTTGGTAAGAGAGGAAGGACAAGGATTGGATAAATTATTCTATATACGAGTAAAAGTAGACAACCAAGTGATGGCTGAAACCATGAATAGATCCAAGAAAAAAGCAGAACAACTTGCTGCGGAGATTGCTTCCTTTAAATTGGAAATTTAA
- a CDS encoding OmpA family protein — protein sequence MKTIKPYLVIVLLSLLCAFANAQSAKEKRADKYYESFAYVEAARLYEKLIKNNVTSEQSVRRLADCYFKIKDSKNAEIWYKKMYDENKLTNEELYNYAQCLKANEKYTGADAVLQKFYSLNNKDTRAISFSNNRDIVATLKNQDPYFEIKNVDGNSAFDDFGAVFYNDKVFFSSNRSPNPTVKNTYVWNERPFLDLYMSSKDDKLNLVDPVKVKGKINSKFHEGPVCFTNDGQTMYFTRNNYYKKKSKKSTEGVNNLQLYRAKMVDGNWKEEKLAINSNEYSVGHATLSNNEKVIYFISDMPGGQGGTDIYKAELKEDGTIGTPENLGNGINTEGNEMFPYMDEDGNLYFSSNGHAGLGQMDIFMAPFNRKGGFRKLINLGIPINSGADDFAFVLSRSEDNGYVSSNRDGGKGNDDIYSILPLRPIQPACILKGVAYDNATKKPLANTKVQLKDKAGVNLGEVVTKENGDYTFDIEPKKEYELEGSKADYLTQKNPFNTNTLKDGEEIKKDLYLDYAIALVGTVKDLKTGAPLKDVEVTVHDKNSGLIILNDTTDENGQVRKSIPTAKVGDAYSYKVDMVKKDYLPKTSVLENKFVGGDNKFIELLGKPEVGLDLGKMIDIKPIYFDLNKSNIRPDAALELDKIVAAMKEYPGMVIELGSHTDCRATKQYNMSLSDRRAKSSAAYIVSKGIEQSRIYGKGYGESKLINGCACEGAVKSTCSEEEHQLNRRTEFIIVKMK from the coding sequence ATGAAAACAATAAAACCCTATTTAGTAATAGTATTACTTAGTTTACTGTGCGCTTTTGCTAATGCTCAATCAGCAAAAGAAAAAAGAGCCGATAAATATTATGAATCTTTTGCATACGTTGAAGCGGCTCGCTTATATGAAAAATTAATAAAGAATAATGTTACAAGTGAGCAAAGTGTAAGACGTTTAGCGGATTGCTATTTTAAAATAAAAGACTCTAAGAATGCTGAGATTTGGTACAAAAAAATGTATGACGAAAATAAATTGACTAATGAGGAGTTGTACAACTATGCACAGTGTTTAAAAGCAAATGAAAAATATACCGGTGCTGATGCGGTATTGCAAAAATTTTATTCGCTAAATAATAAAGATACCAGAGCAATTTCTTTTTCTAACAACAGAGATATTGTAGCAACATTAAAAAATCAAGATCCTTATTTTGAAATAAAGAATGTAGATGGCAACTCTGCATTTGATGATTTTGGTGCTGTTTTTTATAACGACAAAGTGTTTTTCTCTTCCAACAGAAGTCCGAATCCAACCGTAAAAAATACCTATGTTTGGAATGAGCGTCCTTTCCTTGATTTATACATGTCTTCAAAAGACGATAAGCTTAATTTAGTTGATCCGGTTAAAGTAAAAGGAAAAATTAATTCTAAATTTCACGAAGGTCCGGTGTGTTTTACCAACGATGGTCAAACCATGTATTTCACCAGAAATAATTATTATAAAAAGAAATCAAAAAAATCGACCGAAGGTGTAAATAATTTGCAGTTGTATAGAGCCAAGATGGTAGATGGAAATTGGAAAGAAGAGAAATTGGCAATAAATAGCAACGAATACAGTGTTGGGCATGCCACCTTAAGCAATAATGAAAAGGTTATTTATTTCATTTCGGATATGCCGGGTGGACAAGGCGGGACAGACATTTATAAAGCAGAGCTGAAAGAAGATGGGACAATCGGTACTCCTGAAAATTTAGGTAACGGGATAAATACAGAGGGTAACGAAATGTTTCCGTACATGGACGAAGATGGAAACTTGTATTTTTCTTCCAATGGTCATGCCGGATTAGGACAAATGGATATCTTCATGGCTCCGTTTAATAGAAAAGGTGGATTCAGAAAGCTTATCAATCTTGGTATTCCAATCAATTCAGGGGCTGATGATTTTGCTTTTGTGTTATCTAGAAGCGAAGACAACGGATACGTTTCTTCCAACAGAGATGGCGGAAAAGGGAATGACGATATATATTCAATTCTTCCGTTACGTCCGATACAACCAGCTTGTATTCTTAAAGGTGTGGCATACGATAACGCTACAAAAAAGCCGTTGGCAAATACAAAAGTTCAATTAAAAGATAAAGCAGGTGTGAATCTTGGAGAAGTTGTTACCAAAGAAAATGGCGATTATACTTTTGATATTGAACCTAAGAAAGAATATGAATTGGAAGGTTCTAAAGCAGATTATTTAACTCAAAAGAATCCTTTTAATACCAATACTTTAAAAGACGGAGAGGAAATTAAAAAAGACTTGTACTTAGATTATGCAATAGCATTAGTAGGAACAGTAAAAGATTTAAAAACCGGTGCGCCACTTAAAGATGTGGAAGTAACTGTACACGATAAAAACTCCGGATTAATTATTTTAAACGATACAACGGATGAAAATGGCCAAGTAAGAAAATCAATTCCAACTGCGAAGGTTGGAGATGCCTACAGCTACAAAGTAGATATGGTAAAAAAAGATTATTTACCTAAAACATCCGTGCTTGAAAATAAATTTGTTGGTGGCGATAATAAATTTATCGAGTTGCTTGGAAAGCCTGAAGTTGGTCTCGATTTAGGAAAAATGATAGATATTAAACCAATTTATTTCGACTTAAATAAATCTAACATTCGTCCGGATGCTGCATTAGAATTAGATAAGATTGTTGCGGCCATGAAAGAATATCCGGGAATGGTTATTGAGTTAGGATCTCACACAGATTGTCGCGCTACTAAGCAATACAATATGTCGCTATCCGACAGACGTGCTAAATCTTCTGCTGCATACATTGTATCAAAGGGTATTGAGCAAAGTCGAATTTACGGAAAAGGATATGGCGAAAGTAAATTGATAAATGGTTGTGCTTGTGAGGGTGCTGTTAAATCTACATGCTCTGAAGAAGAGCATCAATTGAACAGACGTACAGAGTTTATTATTGTTAAAATGAAGTAA
- a CDS encoding IPExxxVDY family protein, producing the protein MNKFKLEIDYDYDFFLAGIVCHEPDYRISWAINKKFNLQLVKDKDIEIHTKSNSVFHFSLFSFVDELNYKEFFLVRNKCGRKNLIPEQKQMDFFLLVKGSMSKENEKELIKDLIEIPFVLMAMAVPVNALPSKQNLIF; encoded by the coding sequence ATGAATAAATTCAAACTTGAAATAGATTACGATTACGATTTTTTTTTGGCGGGGATTGTATGTCATGAGCCTGATTACAGGATTTCTTGGGCTATCAATAAGAAATTTAATTTACAACTTGTAAAAGATAAGGATATCGAAATTCATACCAAGTCAAATTCTGTATTTCATTTTTCACTGTTTTCGTTTGTAGATGAGTTGAATTATAAAGAGTTTTTTTTGGTTCGCAATAAGTGTGGAAGAAAGAATTTAATTCCGGAGCAAAAGCAAATGGACTTTTTTTTGCTTGTAAAAGGTTCGATGTCCAAGGAAAACGAGAAAGAATTAATTAAGGATTTAATTGAAATTCCTTTTGTATTAATGGCGATGGCTGTGCCTGTGAATGCCTTGCCTTCTAAACAAAATCTAATTTTTTAA
- the fabF gene encoding beta-ketoacyl-ACP synthase II yields MILKRAVVTGLGAITPLGNSVTEFWESLLSGKSGAAPITRFDASKFKTRFACEVKGFKPEDYFERKDVRKLDAYSQYGIAAAHQAVVDCGLDLTNFNHDRVGVIWGSGIGGLDTFLTESIGFAKGDGTPRFNPFFIPKMIADICSGHISMRFGFRGPNFTTVSACASSTNALIDAFNYIRLGKADIIVAGGSEAAVNEAGIGGFNAMHALSERNDSPETASRPFDKDRDGFVLGEGAGALIVEELEHALKRGAKIYAEIVGGGMTADAHHLTAPHPEGLGAINVMKQALQDAEMSADQIDYINVHGTSTPLGDIAETKAIVTVFGEHAYKLNISSTKSMTGHLLGAAGAIEAIASVLAVKNDAIPPTINHFTDDPELNNQLNLTFNKTQKRTVRAALSNTFGFGGHNASIIVKKY; encoded by the coding sequence ATGATCTTAAAACGAGCAGTCGTTACTGGGCTTGGTGCAATTACTCCATTAGGAAATTCTGTAACAGAATTTTGGGAGTCTTTGTTATCCGGCAAAAGTGGAGCAGCGCCCATAACTCGATTTGATGCATCCAAGTTTAAAACTCGCTTTGCATGCGAAGTAAAAGGTTTTAAGCCAGAGGATTATTTCGAGCGAAAGGATGTGCGAAAGTTAGATGCGTATTCTCAATACGGCATTGCAGCAGCTCATCAAGCAGTTGTAGATTGTGGCTTAGACCTTACTAATTTTAATCACGATAGAGTGGGTGTTATTTGGGGCTCGGGAATTGGTGGGTTGGATACTTTTCTTACCGAAAGTATTGGATTTGCAAAAGGAGACGGTACCCCAAGATTTAATCCTTTCTTTATTCCTAAAATGATTGCAGATATTTGCTCAGGGCATATATCTATGCGATTTGGCTTTAGAGGGCCTAATTTTACTACCGTTTCGGCATGCGCATCTTCAACCAACGCGCTTATAGATGCTTTTAACTATATTCGTTTGGGTAAAGCTGATATAATTGTGGCTGGTGGTTCAGAAGCAGCAGTTAATGAAGCCGGCATTGGTGGATTTAATGCTATGCACGCACTATCCGAGCGAAACGACTCTCCGGAAACAGCTTCACGCCCATTTGATAAAGACCGCGATGGTTTTGTATTGGGAGAAGGTGCGGGAGCGTTGATTGTAGAGGAGTTGGAGCATGCTTTAAAACGCGGTGCAAAAATATATGCAGAAATTGTAGGTGGTGGAATGACTGCAGATGCGCATCATCTTACGGCTCCTCATCCAGAAGGATTAGGTGCGATTAATGTGATGAAACAAGCATTACAAGATGCCGAAATGTCTGCTGACCAAATTGACTATATCAATGTTCATGGTACATCCACTCCTCTAGGCGATATTGCCGAAACAAAAGCAATTGTAACTGTGTTTGGAGAGCATGCCTATAAACTAAACATAAGCAGCACCAAATCCATGACAGGTCATTTGTTGGGAGCTGCAGGTGCAATAGAGGCTATTGCTAGTGTGTTGGCGGTAAAGAACGATGCCATTCCTCCTACAATTAATCATTTTACAGACGATCCTGAATTAAATAATCAATTAAACTTAACCTTTAACAAAACCCAGAAACGCACCGTTCGCGCTGCCTTAAGTAATACTTTTGGATTTGGCGGACACAATGCATCCATTATTGTAAAAAAATATTGA
- a CDS encoding acyl carrier protein: protein MKTAEISTKVTSIIVDKLGVDAKEVTPQASFTNDLGADSLDTVELIMEFEKEFNIAIPDDQAEKISTVGEAISYIEANIK from the coding sequence ATGAAAACAGCAGAAATCTCAACAAAAGTTACATCTATCATAGTAGACAAATTAGGTGTTGATGCAAAAGAAGTTACTCCACAAGCAAGCTTTACTAACGATTTAGGAGCAGATTCTTTAGATACTGTTGAGCTAATCATGGAATTTGAAAAAGAATTCAACATTGCGATACCAGACGATCAAGCTGAGAAAATCAGTACAGTAGGTGAAGCAATTAGCTACATTGAAGCAAATATCAAGTAA